The Chryseobacterium geocarposphaerae genome window below encodes:
- a CDS encoding ferritin has protein sequence MNTNRLSPTLEQALSAQMNKEIHASHIFLSYGIWADDKGYQGIANFLYRHAQEERNHSIKFMEYILNRGGKPKVEAIPAPPADPESLSACFDGVFKHEVDNTTAIYKIVDMALEEKDWATWNFMQWFVQEQIEEETLAQNLIDKLKIAGGDRATDESLFTLDSALASAPNDVPLAQEATGNNP, from the coding sequence ATGAATACCAACAGACTTTCACCCACGCTGGAACAGGCGTTGAGTGCGCAGATGAACAAAGAAATTCATGCATCACACATTTTCTTATCCTACGGAATCTGGGCCGATGACAAAGGTTATCAGGGAATTGCCAATTTCCTTTACCGGCACGCTCAGGAAGAGAGAAATCATTCTATAAAATTCATGGAATACATTCTGAACAGGGGCGGGAAACCTAAAGTAGAGGCTATTCCGGCTCCTCCGGCTGATCCGGAATCATTATCGGCATGTTTCGACGGGGTATTTAAGCATGAAGTAGATAATACAACGGCCATCTACAAAATCGTTGACATGGCGCTGGAAGAAAAAGACTGGGCCACTTGGAATTTCATGCAGTGGTTCGTTCAGGAACAGATTGAAGAAGAAACACTGGCTCAGAACCTTATTGATAAATTAAAAATTGCCGGAGGTGACAGAGCGACCGATGAATCTTTATTTACGCTCGACAGTGCCCTGGCTTCAGCGCCTAATGATGTCCCTTTAGCTCAGGAAGCAACGGGAAATAATCCTTAG